GCACTCATTTTCATAATTTTCGATGTGGAACTGGCCTTCCTGTTTCCGTGGGCAACAGTATTTGGGCGCAAGGAACTGATCGACGCCACAGACGGGTTATGGGGATGGTTTGCGCTGGCCGAGATGTTCATTTTTATCGGCGTGCTGGTGCTGGGCCTTGCCTATGCCTGGGCCAAGGGCCACCTCGACTGGATAAAGCCGAAGCCTATCCTGCCGCAAAGCCGCTCTAAAATTCCGATGGACGTGTACCGGCAGGTAAACGCCCGGAATGAGGCTAAAAGTAAAGCAAGTGGCAACCAGGAAGTATAAAGCGTAGCTGGAGCCACTCA
Above is a window of Pontibacter akesuensis DNA encoding:
- a CDS encoding NADH-quinone oxidoreductase subunit A gives rise to the protein MAENYASDFGTILLFLVGGAIFVVIGMLTSRLIRPNNPNAEKLTTYESGEEPIGSAWVQFNPRFYVVALIFIIFDVELAFLFPWATVFGRKELIDATDGLWGWFALAEMFIFIGVLVLGLAYAWAKGHLDWIKPKPILPQSRSKIPMDVYRQVNARNEAKSKASGNQEV